In the genome of Cydia strobilella chromosome Z, ilCydStro3.1, whole genome shotgun sequence, one region contains:
- the LOC134753921 gene encoding uncharacterized protein LOC134753921, which yields MDKFSRACALFSMSINPRKTVVLAQGCAEIPTILLEGAPLDSVDKFCYLGSTVSSNISPDAEIDVRIGKAATMFGKLSARVWQNKHLTRKTKMVVYQTCILSIVLYGAETWTSYAKHERRLNAFHMRCIRNILGISWKDRVTNERVLEIAQLPSLFALLKQRRLRWLGHVHRMQPSRLPRRVLLGAIADAKRSVGRPMLRHKDCAKRDMHAFNIPVHQWEKLAEDRDKVAQTGVRR from the coding sequence ATGGACAAGTTTTCTCGTGCCTGTGCTCTGTTCTCGATGTCCATCAATCCCCGGAAAACTGTTGTGCTGGCTCAAGGGTGTGCAGAAATACCGACAATCCTGTTGGAGGGCGCCCCGCTGGATTCAGTCGACAAGTTTTGCTACCTCGGGTCGACTGTGTCTAGCAATATCTCACCGGATGCAGAAATCGACGTTCGAATCGGAAAAGCCGCAACGATGTTTGGGAAGTTGAGTGCAAGAGTATGGCAAAACAAACATCTAACCAGGAAAACCAAGATGGTTGTTTATCAAACGTGCATCCTGAGCATAGTCTTGTACGGGGCTGAGACCTGGACATCGTATGCCAAGCACGAACGTCGTCTCAACGCTTTCCATATGCGCTGCATCAGGAACATATTGGGCATATCTTGGAAGGACAGGGTCACGAACGAGAGGGTTCTTGAGATTGCTCAGCTGCCCAGCCTCTTTGCGCTGCTAAAGCAGAGACGCTTACGCTGGCTGGGGCATGTGCATCGTATGCAACCTTCTCGTTTGCCGCGGCGTGTTTTGCTTGGCGCCATAGCTGATGCCAAGAGAAGCGTCGGTCGACCGATGCTACGGCATAAGGACTGCGCCAAGCGAGACATGCACGCCTTCAACATCCCGGTTCATCAATGGGAGAAGCTTGCCGAGGACAGAGATAAAGTGGCGCAAACTGGTGTCCGACGGTAG